Proteins encoded within one genomic window of Flavobacterium gilvum:
- a CDS encoding lipocalin family protein has protein sequence MRKILLICTMAILVFACKPTSNAPAAPEPVSNAPMTKLDKTSQVGIKGNWQVVNVIYPGSNYIKVNSFNLADSKCFIGSTWKFISNNNKGNMTLNSPDCTAFTSEITWYINQEGQFVLKILDEGLKSKKVKTGFVLGVRNQTETSFELIDKINVGNKPTDVVYQFQKVN, from the coding sequence ATGAGGAAAATTCTTTTAATATGCACAATGGCCATTTTGGTTTTTGCATGCAAACCAACGTCTAATGCCCCAGCTGCTCCAGAGCCTGTTTCAAATGCTCCTATGACAAAATTGGATAAGACTTCTCAGGTAGGAATCAAAGGAAATTGGCAGGTTGTCAATGTTATATATCCAGGTTCTAACTATATTAAGGTCAATTCTTTTAATCTTGCGGATTCAAAATGTTTCATAGGAAGTACCTGGAAATTCATTTCGAATAACAACAAAGGAAACATGACTTTGAATAGCCCTGATTGTACTGCTTTTACATCCGAAATTACATGGTACATAAATCAGGAAGGGCAGTTTGTTCTAAAAATTCTGGACGAAGGATTGAAATCCAAAAAAGTAAAAACCGGTTTTGTGCTTGGTGTTAGAAACCAGACAGAAACTTCATTTGAATTGATTGATAAAATAAATGTAGGAAACAAACCTACCGATGTGGTTTATCAATTTCAAAAAGTCAACTAA
- a CDS encoding EamA family transporter, with product MTKNQVLKGTFLVALGATSYGMLATFVKMAYDEGFTTAEVTSSQFILGIIGILIINWFQKSKNKNAVVKATKRNILQLMLAGTSIGLTSVFYYISVKYIPVSIAIVLLMQTVWIGLLLEMILEKKVPSAQKIIAAIVVLIGTFLATNIFKNEIQLDWRGLLMGFLAACSFTTTMFTANRVALGISAAQRSLYMLLGGIIIVFCFGIATQNVAFNFEIFLKWGIILSLFGTIIPPMLMTAGFPLTGIGLGSIVSALELPVSVLMAYFLLHEKVDLLQWIGILLIILAVIMMNITFKKD from the coding sequence ATGACAAAGAATCAAGTCTTAAAAGGAACCTTTCTGGTTGCATTGGGCGCTACAAGTTACGGCATGCTTGCCACTTTTGTAAAAATGGCCTATGATGAGGGTTTCACTACTGCCGAAGTAACCTCATCTCAATTTATACTAGGAATTATTGGAATTCTCATTATTAATTGGTTTCAAAAATCAAAAAACAAAAATGCCGTTGTCAAAGCCACTAAGAGAAACATATTGCAATTAATGCTTGCCGGCACCTCAATAGGATTAACAAGTGTCTTTTATTACATATCTGTAAAATACATTCCTGTTTCCATTGCCATTGTACTATTAATGCAAACAGTTTGGATTGGTTTACTCCTTGAAATGATTTTGGAAAAAAAAGTTCCCTCAGCACAAAAGATTATTGCGGCGATTGTCGTTTTAATAGGCACTTTTCTGGCTACCAATATTTTTAAGAATGAAATCCAATTGGACTGGCGAGGGCTTCTCATGGGATTTTTAGCTGCCTGTTCATTCACCACTACCATGTTTACCGCCAATCGGGTTGCTTTAGGAATTTCGGCGGCACAAAGAAGTCTTTATATGCTTTTGGGTGGAATCATAATTGTTTTTTGTTTTGGAATCGCAACACAGAATGTAGCATTCAATTTTGAAATATTCTTAAAATGGGGAATCATATTATCCCTTTTTGGCACAATCATTCCGCCAATGCTTATGACTGCAGGTTTCCCTCTCACAGGAATAGGCTTGGGAAGTATTGTTTCGGCACTTGAACTTCCTGTTTCGGTTTTAATGGCTTATTTTCTACTTCACGAAAAGGTTGATTTATTACAGTGGATTGGAATACTTCTCATTATTTTGGCTGTTATAATGATGAATATCACATTTAAAAAAGATTAA
- a CDS encoding DUF2721 domain-containing protein, which yields MTLHIETPALLFSATSLILLAYTNRFLTVATIVRGLKKVYKEKENRMILLEIKNLNRRLTLIRFMQMSGVLSLFLSVFTMLVLFLDYQLTGIYLFGFSLLALLTSLALCFWEINISVDALRLHLSDLTHKELEKEQQTK from the coding sequence ATGACACTTCATATAGAAACTCCTGCTTTGCTCTTTTCGGCCACTTCGCTAATCTTATTAGCATATACTAATCGGTTTTTGACGGTTGCGACCATTGTACGAGGCCTGAAGAAAGTTTATAAAGAGAAAGAGAACCGTATGATTTTATTGGAGATAAAGAACCTCAACCGCCGATTGACACTTATTCGCTTTATGCAAATGTCGGGTGTACTGAGTTTGTTTTTATCGGTTTTTACGATGCTTGTTTTATTCCTGGATTACCAATTGACAGGGATTTATTTGTTTGGATTTAGCTTACTTGCTCTTTTGACCTCTTTGGCACTATGTTTTTGGGAGATTAACATCTCTGTTGACGCTTTGCGATTGCATTTGAGTGACCTTACTCATAAAGAACTCGAAAAGGAACAACAAACAAAATAA
- a CDS encoding DUF1800 domain-containing protein, which translates to MKNEILWSLRLGFSTEQSKSIEKLGIEDFLKQSFKASYNTTVPDLLKDSPKTFEDFKAIRKTKKDDPEKSKELLKQENQTLQELKAWWIEQIASNEFPLREKMTLFWHNHFVTSSQKVKINYWLFQNNQLYREEAFGNFKTLTKKTLQTNAMVRYLDNTDNRKGKSNENLSRELLELFTLGIGNYSESDIKNGAKGLAGLGIGKDGAVYHPFFEDNDSIEYLGKKGTLKMNEMVNAIFDHPKIPYLLTKKILQWFIYDQPKDELIQYYGKYFKKVNFEIEPLLLKIFTEEFAKKETSGAKIKNPLEYSLQLIDELHIENPNMNALVYFLKQQGMDLFNQPNVKGWDGGNSWLTSQIYLQRNNIADMLCNGRNFNRQKSAMENNVANKQSITPTIDWNPSENNKGIIKGLTDRMLFTVDKSSQEDFEKILKYDFDPKSPGADNAVLRLFNAIVKSPEFQII; encoded by the coding sequence ATGAAAAACGAAATCTTATGGTCTCTTCGCTTAGGTTTTAGTACCGAGCAATCTAAATCTATAGAAAAATTAGGAATAGAAGATTTTTTGAAACAATCTTTTAAAGCTTCTTATAATACAACTGTTCCAGATTTGCTGAAAGATAGTCCGAAAACTTTTGAGGATTTTAAAGCTATTAGAAAGACCAAAAAGGATGATCCCGAAAAATCGAAGGAATTATTAAAACAAGAAAATCAGACTTTACAAGAGCTAAAAGCGTGGTGGATTGAACAAATTGCATCCAATGAATTTCCGCTACGAGAGAAAATGACACTTTTTTGGCACAATCATTTTGTTACTTCTTCGCAAAAAGTAAAAATAAACTATTGGCTTTTTCAAAATAATCAATTGTATCGGGAAGAGGCTTTTGGGAATTTTAAAACACTGACCAAAAAAACGTTGCAGACCAATGCAATGGTACGTTATCTGGACAATACCGATAATCGAAAAGGTAAAAGCAACGAGAATTTAAGCCGTGAACTACTCGAACTTTTTACATTAGGCATCGGAAATTATTCGGAATCAGATATTAAAAACGGAGCTAAGGGGCTTGCCGGTTTAGGCATTGGGAAAGATGGTGCGGTGTATCACCCTTTTTTTGAAGACAATGACTCTATTGAGTATTTGGGCAAAAAAGGAACATTAAAAATGAACGAAATGGTAAATGCCATTTTTGACCATCCAAAAATTCCTTATTTATTGACCAAAAAAATCCTTCAATGGTTTATCTACGATCAGCCGAAAGATGAACTAATTCAATATTATGGAAAGTATTTCAAAAAAGTGAATTTTGAAATCGAGCCTTTGTTATTAAAAATATTCACTGAGGAATTCGCCAAAAAAGAAACTTCTGGCGCAAAAATTAAAAATCCGCTGGAATATTCATTGCAATTGATTGATGAACTCCATATCGAGAATCCCAATATGAATGCTTTGGTTTATTTTCTAAAGCAACAAGGCATGGACTTGTTCAACCAGCCCAATGTAAAAGGCTGGGACGGCGGAAACAGCTGGCTTACTTCACAAATCTATTTACAAAGAAACAATATTGCCGATATGCTTTGTAATGGAAGAAATTTCAATAGACAAAAATCGGCTATGGAAAACAACGTTGCCAACAAACAGTCCATTACTCCAACAATCGATTGGAATCCAAGTGAAAATAATAAGGGAATCATAAAAGGATTAACCGACAGGATGCTTTTTACGGTTGACAAATCTTCGCAGGAAGACTTTGAGAAAATTCTAAAATATGATTTTGATCCAAAATCCCCCGGAGCAGACAATGCAGTCCTGAGACTTTTTAATGCAATAGTAAAATCACCCGAGTTTCAAATCATTTAA
- the htpG gene encoding molecular chaperone HtpG, protein MTTGKINVSVENIFPLIKKFLYSDHEIFLRELISNGTDATLKLKHLTSIGEAKVEYGSPIIEIKIDKEAKKLHIIDQGIGMTADEVEKYINQVAFSGAEEFLDKYKDSAKDSGIIGHFGLGFYSAFMVAEKVEIITKSYKDEPAAHWTCDGSPEFTLVAADKTDRGTEIILHIAEDSLEFLEEFKISGLLTKYNKFMPIPIKFGTKTETLPKPEDAPEDYKPETIEVDNIVNNPNPAWTKQPSELTDADYKDFYREMYPMQFEEPLFHIHLNVDYPFNLTGILYFPKLSGDLQIQKDKIQLYQNQVFVTDNVEGIVPEFLMMLRGVVDSPDIPLNVSRSGLQADGAVKKISNYITRKVADKLKSLFNENREDFEKKWNDIKIVLEYGMLSEDKFYEKAGAFVLYPTVDDTYFTLDELKEKIKENQTDKDGKVVVLYAGNKEAQHSYIEIAKDKGYEVLLLDSPIISHLIQKIEGDNSGLHFVRVDSDHIDNLIKKEDAAISKLSEEEKESLKTVLETIVPKQTYTVQLEALASDSAPFIITQPEFMRRMKEMSQTGGGGMFGMSNMPEMYNLVVNTNSELASSILNNKDKSAQESLVKQALDLAKLSQNLLKGEALTAFVKRSFELIK, encoded by the coding sequence ATGACAACAGGTAAAATTAATGTTTCGGTTGAAAACATCTTTCCCTTAATCAAGAAGTTCCTATACAGTGACCACGAAATTTTCTTGCGTGAATTGATTTCAAACGGAACCGATGCGACTTTGAAATTAAAACATCTCACTAGCATTGGTGAAGCCAAAGTTGAATATGGTTCTCCTATTATTGAAATTAAAATTGATAAAGAAGCAAAAAAACTTCACATTATAGACCAAGGTATTGGTATGACTGCCGATGAAGTAGAGAAATACATCAATCAGGTAGCGTTTTCTGGAGCTGAAGAATTCTTGGATAAATATAAAGATTCGGCAAAAGATTCAGGAATTATTGGTCATTTTGGACTTGGTTTTTATTCTGCTTTTATGGTTGCCGAAAAAGTGGAAATCATAACCAAATCCTACAAAGACGAACCTGCTGCACACTGGACATGCGACGGAAGTCCCGAGTTTACACTTGTAGCGGCTGACAAAACTGACAGAGGAACAGAAATTATTTTGCACATCGCCGAAGATTCTCTTGAATTTTTAGAGGAATTTAAAATTTCTGGTTTGTTGACTAAGTACAACAAATTTATGCCTATTCCGATTAAATTTGGAACAAAAACAGAAACACTTCCAAAACCTGAGGACGCTCCGGAAGATTACAAACCTGAAACAATCGAAGTTGACAACATCGTAAATAATCCAAATCCTGCCTGGACAAAACAACCTTCAGAATTAACAGATGCTGATTACAAAGATTTCTACCGTGAAATGTATCCGATGCAGTTTGAGGAGCCTTTGTTCCACATTCATTTGAATGTTGATTATCCTTTTAACTTAACCGGTATTTTGTATTTTCCAAAATTAAGCGGTGATTTACAAATTCAGAAAGACAAAATTCAATTGTACCAAAATCAGGTTTTTGTAACGGATAATGTTGAAGGAATCGTACCTGAATTCCTTATGATGCTTCGTGGTGTAGTTGATTCTCCAGATATTCCACTGAACGTTTCCCGTTCTGGATTGCAAGCTGATGGTGCTGTGAAGAAAATTTCAAACTACATCACTCGTAAAGTTGCCGATAAATTGAAATCTTTGTTCAACGAAAACAGAGAAGATTTTGAGAAAAAATGGAATGACATCAAAATCGTTTTGGAATACGGAATGCTTTCTGAAGATAAGTTCTATGAAAAAGCAGGAGCATTTGTATTGTACCCAACTGTTGATGATACTTATTTTACTCTTGATGAATTGAAAGAGAAAATCAAAGAAAACCAAACGGATAAAGACGGAAAAGTTGTTGTGCTATACGCCGGAAACAAGGAAGCACAACACTCTTATATAGAAATTGCAAAAGATAAAGGTTACGAGGTATTGCTTCTAGACTCCCCGATTATCTCGCATTTGATTCAAAAAATTGAAGGCGATAACAGCGGATTGCATTTTGTTCGTGTGGATTCTGACCATATTGACAACTTAATCAAGAAAGAAGATGCTGCTATTTCTAAATTATCTGAAGAAGAAAAAGAAAGCCTGAAAACGGTTCTTGAAACGATTGTTCCAAAACAAACCTACACGGTTCAATTGGAAGCTTTGGCAAGTGACTCGGCTCCATTTATAATCACGCAACCGGAATTTATGCGAAGAATGAAAGAAATGAGCCAAACCGGTGGCGGCGGAATGTTTGGTATGAGCAATATGCCTGAGATGTACAATTTGGTTGTCAACACCAATTCCGAATTGGCATCAAGTATATTGAATAATAAAGACAAATCGGCTCAGGAAAGTTTGGTAAAACAAGCTTTGGACTTGGCAAAATTATCTCAAAACTTATTGAAAGGTGAAGCTTTGACTGCTTTTGTAAAAAGAAGTTTTGAATTGATTAAATAA
- a CDS encoding MASE1 domain-containing protein: MYKLDANDYYTPFYLKSNLFKIILVAFVFNVLAFLSFRITVSPDNLSPIFPDVGFALAAILIIGRKAITGVWIGSFVANMFSFWDVCKMLDKSLLENILSSASVATGVAIGVIISSYLINLINKGEYPLKNGTSVIAFLSIGVLYCGICSLLCVSAISFWGLSIPNHFISNWITLWKGDLIGTILITPFLLSWFYRHHIKIISTSLLEAISLGLATVFVCILIAFDHPNDQYLFIIILLWATFRFRIRGVSILASMFALLSSIYGYLGYGSFVVVNSEDSLININPFFGLTTVIALILSGYYSDYLHRKLEA, encoded by the coding sequence ATGTATAAATTAGATGCAAACGATTATTACACTCCCTTTTATTTAAAGTCAAATTTATTTAAAATTATTCTTGTTGCATTTGTTTTTAATGTACTTGCCTTTTTAAGCTTCAGAATAACAGTATCTCCAGATAATCTCTCCCCAATTTTTCCGGATGTAGGATTTGCGCTTGCAGCTATTTTAATTATAGGGCGCAAAGCAATAACAGGAGTTTGGATAGGATCATTTGTTGCAAACATGTTTTCCTTTTGGGATGTTTGCAAAATGTTGGACAAATCATTACTCGAAAACATTCTATCTTCAGCATCTGTAGCCACAGGAGTAGCAATCGGAGTAATCATAAGTAGTTATTTAATTAATTTAATCAACAAAGGAGAATATCCGCTAAAAAATGGAACTTCAGTTATAGCCTTTTTATCGATTGGCGTTTTATATTGCGGAATCTGTTCTTTACTATGTGTTTCAGCTATTTCCTTTTGGGGATTAAGTATTCCAAATCACTTTATTTCTAACTGGATAACACTATGGAAAGGTGATTTAATAGGCACAATACTCATAACTCCTTTTCTATTGTCTTGGTTTTATCGTCATCATATCAAAATCATTTCAACATCACTTTTAGAAGCCATTTCATTAGGATTAGCAACAGTCTTCGTATGCATTCTTATTGCATTTGACCATCCAAACGATCAATACCTATTCATAATAATATTATTATGGGCCACATTTCGCTTTAGAATTAGAGGAGTATCTATTTTAGCTTCCATGTTTGCCCTCCTATCATCAATCTACGGGTATCTCGGTTATGGCTCATTTGTCGTAGTCAATTCCGAAGATTCACTCATTAATATCAATCCATTCTTTGGCTTAACTACAGTAATTGCTTTAATATTGTCAGGATACTATTCTGACTACTTACATAGAAAACTAGAAGCATAA
- a CDS encoding ISAon1 family transposase N-terminal region protein, producing the protein MQDSFIDLLKLLLPEIIVDYFELTSYEKGDEILHLYLREINSVPKEYRASKLSSKGFFDEITVQDFPIRGHQVYLHITRRRWLNQDTGKVVFRDWNLVADGTRVTQEFASFLKEINRFQTK; encoded by the coding sequence ATGCAAGATTCCTTTATCGACTTACTTAAATTGTTATTACCTGAAATAATTGTAGATTATTTTGAACTTACTTCTTATGAAAAAGGAGATGAGATACTTCATCTGTACCTTAGAGAGATTAATTCAGTTCCTAAAGAATACAGGGCGTCTAAATTAAGTTCAAAAGGATTCTTTGATGAGATAACGGTGCAGGATTTTCCTATCCGAGGACACCAAGTGTATTTGCATATCACTCGCAGAAGATGGCTTAACCAAGACACTGGAAAAGTGGTGTTTAGAGATTGGAATTTAGTAGCGGACGGCACTCGAGTAACACAAGAGTTTGCGTCTTTTTTAAAAGAGATCAATAGATTCCAAACCAAATGA
- a CDS encoding DUF1501 domain-containing protein produces MNRRNFLALTGTFTGGALILPDFLHAFGTQENLIIGDQCVVFVQLNGGNDGLNTYIPFQDELYHQFRPTIALSKNDVISGNNGMAFHPSLKDFATMQQNGDLSVIQNVGYANPVRSHFRSQEIWQTAPTNQEYLNQGWLGRYLDLQCNDHQPTAGINIDTIDNLALKGEEPNSITVKDPDRFTTKKTIEDSEQLSGNPQLDFVRKIANSVVEGSDAIQNALQKGTPSEINYPKTGLSKNLEWIARLIKGNLHSKVYYTSMGGFDTHDNQLTIHQNRLKELNDAVFSFYNDLKKAQLLSNVTLVIFSEFGRRVADNGRGTDHGTAAPMFVIGGNNQGKVIGKNPDLTDLDKGDLKHQIDFRSVYASLLEQKLSFSPSKIGIRNNTLKGLF; encoded by the coding sequence ATGAACAGAAGAAACTTCCTCGCCTTAACAGGGACTTTTACTGGAGGCGCGCTTATTTTACCAGACTTCTTACATGCATTTGGCACACAGGAGAACCTCATAATTGGAGATCAGTGCGTTGTTTTTGTACAATTGAATGGAGGAAACGACGGATTAAACACCTACATTCCTTTTCAGGATGAGTTGTATCATCAATTTCGACCAACAATTGCGCTTTCAAAAAATGATGTTATCTCCGGCAATAACGGTATGGCTTTTCACCCTTCGTTAAAAGATTTTGCCACGATGCAACAAAATGGTGATTTATCAGTCATACAAAATGTAGGTTATGCAAATCCTGTTCGTTCGCATTTTCGAAGTCAGGAAATTTGGCAAACTGCCCCAACAAATCAGGAATATTTAAACCAAGGATGGCTTGGGCGTTATCTCGATTTGCAATGCAATGACCATCAGCCAACAGCTGGAATCAACATAGACACTATCGACAATTTGGCTCTTAAAGGAGAAGAACCAAACAGCATTACTGTAAAAGATCCAGATCGATTTACCACTAAAAAAACCATTGAAGATTCGGAACAATTATCTGGTAATCCACAGTTGGATTTTGTTCGAAAAATAGCCAACTCAGTTGTTGAGGGTTCGGATGCAATTCAGAATGCGTTGCAAAAAGGAACTCCATCAGAAATAAATTATCCAAAAACTGGATTGTCCAAAAACCTAGAATGGATTGCCCGATTGATTAAAGGAAATCTTCATTCGAAAGTATATTACACATCAATGGGCGGTTTTGACACACACGATAATCAACTGACCATTCATCAAAACAGATTAAAAGAACTCAATGATGCGGTTTTTAGTTTTTATAATGACTTAAAAAAAGCCCAATTGTTATCTAATGTTACATTGGTTATTTTTTCTGAATTCGGGAGAAGAGTCGCCGATAACGGAAGAGGAACCGATCATGGTACAGCAGCACCAATGTTTGTAATTGGAGGCAACAACCAAGGAAAAGTTATTGGTAAAAATCCAGATTTAACTGATTTGGACAAAGGAGACCTAAAACACCAAATTGATTTTAGAAGTGTGTATGCTTCTTTGCTGGAGCAAAAATTAAGTTTCAGCCCAAGCAAAATTGGAATAAGAAACAACACATTGAAAGGATTGTTTTAA
- a CDS encoding pYEATS domain-containing protein — MTNNETELEKEKNTGKDAETSVLLTLYTGLFLGMVPVIGFPVTIPEMGGKILFIGLILGISSFTSAFFVGLLFGMPKRNNKKENNYSLNNGLAEISDWLTKIIVGVGLINLKEIPEYFVSLGEYVRIASKYDGQLLNIYTIGVVIYFGFLGLFVGYNYMRLVRANKYKYADENLIRKELEISKEKILQIKEDNQLKDNKIIQFQSLVQEKEQLTKTLIVKVNEPFMLNTSINTVIKKIFTTDGGKKVHENAVLYVDKMIDEAKLKLHKGLLLHYDDPQKGQWKSNFINNERELKATVSEETKGLYKVKLQIISTDQKNNPLKNGEILLFALHNTFGDPPFQLVKVEKQVAELNFYSSGSFTVGAFADNGATELELDLAELPNVSSHFKSH; from the coding sequence ATGACGAATAACGAAACGGAATTAGAGAAAGAAAAAAATACAGGAAAAGACGCTGAAACCTCGGTTTTACTTACATTATATACGGGACTTTTTTTGGGAATGGTTCCTGTTATTGGTTTTCCGGTTACTATTCCAGAAATGGGCGGAAAAATTCTTTTTATAGGTCTTATACTCGGAATTTCCTCATTTACGAGTGCCTTTTTTGTTGGTCTTTTGTTTGGAATGCCCAAACGAAACAATAAAAAAGAAAACAATTATTCACTCAATAATGGCTTGGCCGAAATCTCTGATTGGTTAACCAAAATAATTGTCGGGGTTGGGTTGATAAATCTAAAAGAAATTCCGGAATATTTTGTTTCGCTTGGCGAATATGTAAGGATTGCTTCGAAATATGACGGACAATTATTGAATATTTACACAATAGGTGTCGTTATTTATTTCGGGTTTTTGGGCTTATTTGTCGGATACAATTATATGCGTTTGGTTCGTGCCAATAAATACAAGTATGCTGATGAGAATTTGATTCGGAAAGAATTGGAAATTAGTAAAGAAAAAATTCTTCAAATTAAGGAAGATAACCAACTAAAAGACAACAAGATTATTCAATTTCAAAGTCTTGTTCAGGAAAAAGAGCAATTGACAAAAACTCTTATTGTCAAGGTAAACGAACCTTTTATGTTGAATACTAGCATAAATACTGTCATCAAAAAAATATTCACAACTGATGGGGGCAAAAAAGTACACGAAAACGCAGTATTGTATGTGGATAAAATGATAGATGAAGCCAAATTAAAACTGCACAAAGGACTTCTTTTACACTATGATGACCCTCAAAAAGGACAATGGAAATCAAATTTCATCAACAACGAAAGAGAATTGAAAGCGACTGTTAGCGAAGAGACCAAAGGATTGTACAAAGTAAAACTGCAAATAATTTCAACAGACCAAAAAAACAATCCTTTGAAAAACGGAGAGATATTGTTATTTGCTCTGCACAATACTTTTGGTGATCCGCCATTCCAACTTGTAAAGGTTGAAAAACAAGTTGCTGAACTAAACTTTTATTCTTCCGGTTCCTTTACTGTAGGCGCTTTTGCGGATAATGGTGCCACCGAACTAGAACTTGATTTGGCAGAATTACCAAATGTATCAAGTCATTTCAAGTCTCATTAA
- the aqpZ gene encoding aquaporin Z, which yields MKKLFAEFFGTYWLVFGGCGSALFAAGIPNLGIGFIGVSLAFGLTVLTMAYAVGHISGGHFNPAVSFGLWAGGRFAAKELLPYIIAQCVGAIAAAGTLFTIASGKAGFMIDNTKAGAFASNGYGAFSPDGYSMQAAFIAEFVLTLFFLLIILGATDKFANGKFAGVAIGLGLTLIHLISIPITNTSVNPARSLSQAIFVGGEPLSQLWLFWVAPILGAIAAGFIYKNLLQDHSQA from the coding sequence ATGAAAAAACTTTTTGCAGAATTTTTCGGAACGTATTGGTTGGTTTTTGGAGGTTGCGGCAGCGCATTATTTGCGGCAGGCATACCTAATTTAGGAATTGGATTCATCGGAGTTTCATTAGCCTTTGGGCTAACTGTTTTGACCATGGCTTATGCGGTTGGACACATTTCGGGTGGACATTTTAATCCTGCGGTTTCTTTCGGATTATGGGCTGGCGGTCGATTTGCGGCCAAAGAATTACTTCCTTACATTATAGCACAATGCGTTGGTGCAATTGCTGCTGCAGGGACGCTTTTCACGATTGCTTCTGGAAAAGCAGGTTTTATGATAGACAACACCAAAGCAGGAGCTTTTGCATCAAACGGTTATGGTGCTTTTTCTCCCGATGGATATTCGATGCAGGCTGCTTTTATTGCCGAATTTGTTCTGACTTTATTCTTCCTTTTAATCATACTCGGTGCCACCGATAAATTTGCTAATGGAAAATTTGCCGGAGTAGCCATCGGACTTGGACTCACCCTTATACACTTAATCAGTATTCCCATCACAAATACTTCGGTAAATCCTGCGAGATCATTATCACAAGCAATTTTTGTAGGAGGAGAACCCTTATCACAACTTTGGCTGTTTTGGGTGGCTCCAATTTTAGGAGCTATTGCTGCAGGATTTATCTATAAAAATCTGCTGCAAGATCATTCTCAAGCTTAA
- a CDS encoding ISAon1 family transposase, with amino-acid sequence MASFYGVSGRNLQYQYKEFLSNFKAWDQLKHAEKWLLFPQNIGKRLSIDETSLSNGELYTVVTNKAAKGRKGTIVAMIAGTKAETVISFIEQIPIKQRKQVKEITLDMAANMGLIAKKCFPNAIQVTDRFHVQKLALDALQEIRIKYRWQAIDLENEAIEKAKSSKIKYESQMLSNGDTNKQLLARSRHFLNKNKSKWSKSQIIRAILLFDLYPEIQKAYELAQDLRNIFENTQNKIIGLSRLAKWHEKVNQSGFKSFNTISRSIENHYQTILNYFDNRSTNASAESFNAKIKAFRSQFRGVRNIGFFLFRLTNIYA; translated from the coding sequence ATTGCCTCTTTCTATGGAGTTTCAGGTAGAAATTTACAATATCAATACAAAGAGTTTTTAAGTAATTTCAAAGCTTGGGATCAACTCAAACATGCGGAAAAATGGCTTCTCTTTCCCCAAAACATAGGCAAACGCTTGTCAATAGATGAAACTTCCCTTTCCAATGGCGAACTATATACCGTTGTAACCAACAAAGCGGCTAAAGGAAGAAAAGGAACCATAGTTGCTATGATTGCTGGAACTAAAGCGGAAACGGTAATATCTTTCATTGAACAAATCCCAATCAAACAGCGCAAGCAAGTCAAAGAAATTACTTTGGATATGGCAGCAAATATGGGATTAATAGCCAAGAAATGTTTTCCAAATGCAATTCAAGTCACCGACCGTTTCCATGTTCAAAAACTAGCACTAGACGCTTTACAAGAAATCAGAATAAAATACCGTTGGCAAGCGATAGACCTAGAAAACGAAGCTATTGAGAAGGCTAAAAGCAGTAAAATTAAGTACGAATCTCAAATGTTATCAAATGGAGATACCAATAAGCAATTATTAGCCAGAAGCCGGCACTTTCTCAACAAAAACAAGTCTAAATGGTCAAAAAGCCAAATAATTAGAGCTATATTATTGTTCGATTTATATCCTGAAATCCAAAAAGCATATGAATTAGCTCAAGACTTAAGAAACATCTTCGAGAATACACAGAATAAAATTATTGGACTCTCAAGATTGGCTAAATGGCACGAGAAAGTAAATCAATCCGGATTTAAATCCTTTAACACAATCTCACGATCAATAGAGAATCACTATCAAACAATCTTGAATTATTTTGATAACAGAAGTACCAATGCTTCAGCTGAATCTTTTAATGCAAAAATAAAAGCGTTTAGATCTCAATTTAGAGGGGTTAGAAACATTGGATTCTTCCTTTTCAGGCTAACCAATATCTATGCATAA